Proteins co-encoded in one Actinobacillus succinogenes 130Z genomic window:
- the ypfJ gene encoding KPN_02809 family neutral zinc metallopeptidase — protein MRWQGRERSTNIEDRRGSGSRGLGGGKKMGGILGFIVLLIGSYYGVDLSGLVGSSGMEGIGGGSSLSKQEEAHLEELSAVVLKDTENTWQSYFAGSGQRYQAPTMVWYNGGTPTSCGTGQAAMGPFYCPSDRKVYLDLSFYNDMKNQLGAAGDTAFAYVIAHEVGHHVQNLLGILPKVTVAQQANSREANALSVKLELQADCFAGIWGHQAAKNKLLETGDLEEAFNAAEAVGDDRLQKRSQGYAVPDSFTHGTSAQRLAWFKRGLQSGDPKQCNTFAE, from the coding sequence ATGCGTTGGCAAGGTCGTGAACGAAGCACTAATATTGAAGATCGTCGCGGTTCGGGTTCGAGAGGCCTGGGCGGCGGCAAAAAAATGGGCGGAATCCTCGGGTTTATCGTGTTATTGATTGGTTCCTATTACGGCGTGGATTTGTCCGGATTAGTGGGATCATCAGGTATGGAGGGAATAGGCGGCGGTTCATCCTTAAGTAAGCAGGAAGAAGCGCATTTGGAAGAACTTTCCGCCGTTGTCTTGAAAGATACGGAAAATACCTGGCAAAGTTATTTCGCCGGTAGCGGACAACGTTATCAGGCGCCTACCATGGTTTGGTATAACGGCGGCACACCGACTTCTTGCGGTACGGGACAAGCGGCGATGGGCCCCTTTTATTGCCCGAGCGATCGTAAAGTCTATCTGGATCTGTCATTCTATAACGATATGAAAAATCAACTGGGCGCAGCGGGCGATACCGCTTTTGCTTACGTCATTGCGCATGAAGTGGGACACCACGTGCAAAATCTGCTCGGTATTCTGCCGAAAGTGACGGTGGCACAGCAGGCAAACAGCCGTGAAGCTAATGCGCTTTCCGTTAAATTGGAATTACAGGCGGACTGTTTCGCCGGTATTTGGGGGCATCAAGCCGCGAAGAACAAATTGCTTGAAACCGGCGATTTGGAAGAAGCCTTCAACGCCGCCGAAGCGGTCGGAGACGACCGTTTACAGAAACGCAGCCAAGGCTACGCCGTACCGGACAGTTTTACCCACGGAACTTCCGCACAACGTCTGGCATGGTTTAAACGCGGTTTGCAAAGCGGTGATCCGAAACAGTGCAATACCTTTGCGGAATAA